GCCTGGATGCGGACCTTCCTCGCTTTTTGGGAAAGGCAGAGCGCCGCACTCGCGCAAAACGGCCTGACGTCGCCGAACCTCGGCCCTTCGCCCGGTTTCCAGAAACTGCAATGGCTGCGGCCGGTCTTCGCAGGCGACGTCGTCAGCTATTCCGTCGCCTTACTCTCCAGCCGGGCGCTTGCGTCGCGGCCGGGATGGCACCTCAACACCATCCTCTGCGAGGGTGTCAATCAAAACGGCGATGCCGTCATCCGCTTCGAAAGCGGTGTGCTCGAATTCGACTGACGCCGCAGGCAGGAGTACGAGGGTTCAGTGGCCGGAGAATTCGACCAGCGTATGCACGACGACGCCGAGCTCTTCCAGCTTCCTGCGGCCGCCAAGATCCGGCAGGTCGATGACGAAACAGGCGCCAACCACTTCCGCGCCGATCTGGCGCAGCAGCTTCGTCGCGCCGACCGCCGTGCCGCCGGTGGCGATCAGGTCGTCGACCAGGATCACCTTCTCGCCGGGCTGGACAGCATCGCGATGCATCTCCATCTCGTCGACGCCATATTCCAGGCTGTAGGCGATGCGCACGGTCTCGTGCGGCAGCTTGCCCTTCTTGCGGATCGGTACGAAGCCTGAGGAAAGCTGGTGCGCCACCGCGCCGCCGAGGATGAAGCCGCGCGCCTCCATGCCGGCGATCTTGTCGATCTTCATGCCGGCATAGGGCTGCACGAGTTCGTCAACCGCCCGGCGGAAAGCCCGAGGGTTGCCGAGCAGCGTGGTGATGTCGCGGAAGATGATGCCGGGCTTGGGATAGTCAGGAATGGAGCGGATGCTGGCTGCGAGCTCCGAAGTCGTATTGTTCATGGAAAATCCATATCTGCGAACGCATGAAACTGGCCGCACCCTACCAATTGCCAGGGGCGGAACCAACAAAAAAGGCGGCCCGTAGGCCGCCTTTCGAAATCCGGCGGGGAACCGCTCAATGTTCCTTATTGGCGTAGATCGAGCGCTTCGTCAGGTAGATCAGCACCGTGAAGATCGCCAGGAAGATCATCACCATGAAGCCCGTGCGCTTGCGCTCCTCGAGATGCGGCTCCGCTGCCCACATCAGGAAGGCGGTGACATCCTTCGAATACTGGTCGACCGTCGCCGGCGCGCCGTCATCATAGGTCACCTGGCCGTCAGCGAGCGGCTTTGGCATGGCAAGGACGGCGGCAGCATTGAAATAAGGGTTATAATGTCCCCCCTGCGGCACCTGGAAACCGGCCGGCGGCTCTTCATAGCCGGTCAGCAGTGCGTGGATATAGTCCGGGCCGCTTTCCTGATATTGCGTGAAAATGTCGAAAACGAACTGCGGAAAGCCGCGCTCGACTGAGCGGGCCTTGGCAATCAGCGAAAAATCGGGCGGAGCCGCGCCATTGTTGGAAGCAGCCGCGGCTTCAGCATTGGGGAAAGGCGACGGGAAGTAATCGGAAGGAACCGCCTTGCGGGTAAACATCTCGCCGCTGGCGTCGGGACCATCCTGGACCTCGTAGTTCGCGGCGAAGGCCTTCACCTGCGCCTCGGAATAGCCGAGCTCGTGGAGCGTGCGGAAAGGCACGAGCTTCATCGAATGACAGGCTGCACAGACTTCCGTGTAGACCTTGAGGCCGCGCTGGAGCTGGCCCTTGTCGTAATGGCCGAACGGACCGGCGAAAGACCATTCCTCCTCCTTCGGATGCTTCAGCGGATAATGCGGCGTCTCACCTTCCGCGTGATGGGCCGGAGCCGCACCATTGGCGGGCGCCTCCTCGGCCAGAGCCGCGCCGCTGAGACCGGCAACGACAGCGAGCGAGAGAATGCTTGCAACAAGCGTTTTCATGTTTCTATTCCCTTCCGTCGCGCGCTTACGCATTGGCCGCTGCACTGGCGGCAGCTGTCTTGTTGCGCTTCTCGAGCACCGCTTCGGTGATCGAGTTCGGGATGCGGCGCGGCGTCTCGAGGAGGCCGAGCACCGGCATGGCAACCAGGAAGAATGCGAAGTAGAGGAGCGTGCAGACCTGAGAGATCCAGACGAAGTCACCTTCCGCCGGCTGCGATCCGAGCCAGCCGAGGATGATCGCGTTGATCACGAACAGCCAGTAGAACACCTTGTACCAGGGACGATAGACCGCGGAGCGAACCTTGGAAGTGTCGAGCCAGGGCAGGAAGAACAGCACGATGATCGCACCGAACATCACCAGCACGCCCCCGAGCTTGGAATCGATCGGGCCGACGTTGAAGGTGATCGAACGCAGCATCGCGTAGAACGGCAGGAAGTACCATTCCGGAACGATGTGGGCTGGCGTCTTCAACGGGTCGGCCGGGATGTAGTTGTCGGCATGGCCGAGGAAGTTCGGCATGTAGAAGACGAAATAGGCATAGACCAGCAGGAAGACCGATACACCGAGAGCATCCTTCATGGTCGCATAGGGCGTGAAGCGCACCGTGTCCGTCTTCGTCTTAACCTCGACGCCCGTCGGGTTCGTCTGGCCGACGACATGCAGCGCCCAGATGTGCAGGATGACGACGCCGGCAATCATGAAGGGCAGCAGGTAATGCAGCGAGAAAAAGCGGTTCAGCGTCGGCTGTTCGACGGCAAAGCCGCCGAGTAGGAACTGCTGCAACCATTCGCCAATCAGGGGAAAGGCCGAGAAGAAGCCGGTGATGACGGTCGCACCCCAGAAGGACATCTGGCCCCAGGGCAGAACGTACCCCATGAAGCCGGTCGCCATCATCAGGAGATAAATGACCACACCGAGAATCCAGAGAATTTCTCGCGGCGCCTTGTAGGAGCCGTAGTAGAGGCCGCGGGCAATATGCAGGTAGACCGCGACGAAGAAGAAAGACGCGCCATTGGCATGCATATAGCGCAGCAGCCAGCCATGATTGACGTCGCGCATGATCTTTTCAACGGAGTTGAAGGCAATCGTCGTCTCGGCGGCATAGTGCATGGCGAGAACCACACCCGTCAATATCTGCAGGATCAGCATGACGGAGAGCATTGCGCCAAAAGTATAGGCATAGTTCAGGTTACGCGGAACCGGATAGGCGACGAAACTATCATAGACCATGCGCGGCAGCGGAAGGCGCGCATCGACCCATTTCTCGAGGCCGGTTGATGGCTCGTAGCTGGAATGGCCACTCATATATCAGTCTCCCCTCAACCGATCTTGATTTTGGTATCGGACACAAATGAAAAGGTCGGGATTGCCAGGTTCTCCGGCGCAGGACCTTTGCGAATGCGGCCAGCCGTGTCGTAGACCGAGCCATGGCAGGGACAGAACCAACCATTGTATTCGCCGGCCTGGCCGAGCGGTACGCAGCCGAGATGCGTGCAGGTGCCGATCATGACGATCCAGTTTTCCTTGTCCTTGCCGCCCGAACGGTCAACACCCGTTGCCTGAGCGTCGGCGGGAAGGTTTGCATTGCGCGCGATCGGGTCCTTGAGATCCGACAGCGGAACATCGGCTGCGGCCGTCACTTCTTCCGGGGTGCGATTGCGGATGAAGATCGGTTTGCCGCGCCATTTGACCGTCAGCGACATGCCGGGTTCCAGGCTGGCAACGTCGACTTCGATTGAGGCGAGAGCGAGCGTCGAAGCGTCAGGACGCATCTGATCGATGAACGGCCAAGCGACCGCGACGGCGCCGACGGCGCCCGCCATACCAGTGGTGAGATAAAGGAAATCACGGCGAGTGGGTTCGCCCGTGCCCTCGCTTGTCGTTTCGTGTTCGCTCACGGCTAACATCCTCTGCGCAATTTTCGCGGAATTCCGCCCTACCCCTCTACCGGCGAATCTCTCTAGACACAATTCGGCCATAGATTCCCCAGCAATCCGGCGCGTTCTATGCTTGATCGCAAATTATGTCCAGCCTTGGCAAGGGGATGAGGGCACAATGTCGCGGGAAATTTCGGATGAATTTTTTAAGGCAAACACACGCTTGCCGTTATGTTGCATTGCAACAAAAAAGCCCTCGTGATAGGCGCAGTCCAAGCCATGCCAGCGAGCCGGACCGGAGCGGATGAGAGACACGATTTTTTGCGTATTCAGCGTTCTTACGACGCTCGTTCTCGCCATTGTCTCCCTGCGATACGTCACCGATTTCTATCTGCTATCCTTCTTTTACAGCTTCCAGGTCCATCTGGCGGTGGCCGGCGCGGCGGCTTCCTTCGCAGCGCTTCTCGTCAAGCGGCACTGGTATGGCCTGCTGACGCTCGCGGTATCGGCGGTCCTTGCAGTCCATGGCATTGCGATGATGCGCGAATTCGTCGAACCATCAGTCGAAGAGAGCCGCCCGGCCCTCTTCAGGCTGATGTCCTTCAACATCGAGAACGATAATTTCGCAAACGGCCCTCACATCGCCGACATGGTCATCGCCTCAGGCGCCGACGTCGTCAACATCCTGGAGGCCGAACCGCTGCTGTCGGAACTGCCGCGGTTGTTGAAGACCTATCCCTATTATATCGGCTGCGGCGTCGGCATGGAGCAATGCGATACGTTGGTGCTGTCGAAGCGTCCGCTGATCGAACCCCGAATCCGCAATCTCGGCCTGCTCTGGCGCAACCGGTTGACGATCTCGACGATCAATTTCGATGGCCAGAAGGTCAATTTCCTCGCCGCGCACCTGACCAAACCTTATTACGACGAGTTCCACGGCCTGGAGGTCTGGGATCTCGCGGAGGTCATCCCTACCCTTTCGGGACCGCTCGTTCTGGCCGGTGATTTCAATACGTCGATTCTCGCGCCCGACATGCAGTATCTCATGCGCACTCAAGGCTTGGGCACGGCATCGCTGGAGCCCGCGACATGGCCGATCCGCGCCGGCGCCTTCGGTATTCCGATCGATCATATCTTTACCCGCGCGCCGCTGCGGCTGAAATCGGTCCGCCGCATCGAGAACGGCTTCGGATCAAATCATTTTGGCCTCATGGCGGAATTCGTCGTCGACCCTTGAGCCTGCATCCTCATCCGTAGCAAGGAAGCCGCCGGACTGGCGCGCCCAAAGTTCGGCATAGAGCCCGCCGTGGCGAAGCAGTGCATCATGGCTGCCTTCCTCGATGATCCGTCCGAGATCGACGACGATCAGCCGATCGAGCGCGGCGATCGTCGACAGCCGATGGGCGATCGCAAGCACCGTCTTGCCTTCCATGATCCGGTGGAGATTGGACTGGATCGCTTCTTCCACTTCCGAATCGAGCGCCGACGTCGCCTCGTCGAGAACGAGGATCGGCGCGTCCTTCAGCATGACGCGGGCAATGGCGATACGCTGCCGCTGCCCGCCGGACAGTTTGACGCCGCGTTCGCCGACATGCGCATCGAAACCTCTGCGGCCCTGCTGATCCTGCAGGCGTTCGATGAAGTCGATGGCTTCGGCGCGCCTGGCCGCCTCGACCAGCCCCTCCTCGCCGGCATCGGGCCGCCCGAACAGGATGTTGTCGCGCACCGAACGATGCAGCAGCGAGGTGTCCTGGCTGACGACGCCGATCTGCATCCTGAGAGATTCCTGCGTCACGGCTGATATATCCTGGCCGTCGATCAGAATACGGCCGTCCTGAATATCGTAGAGGCGCAATAGCAGGTTCATCAGCGTCGATTTCCCGGCGCCCGAACGGCCGACGATCCCGACCTTTTCGCCCGGGCGGATGGTCAGCGAGAAATTCTCGACGACCGGCTGGTGGCCCTTGCCGTAGCGGAAGGAAACATTGTCGAAACGGATGCCGGGCTGCCGGATCACCAAGCTCCTCGCATCGGTCCGGTCGACGAGCCCCAGAGGCTGGGAGATCAGCTCGGCGGCGTTCTGGATGGTGCCGAGGTTGCGCATGATGCCGTTGAATTGCGTCATCAACCGTCCGAGCAGGAAATTCAGCCTGAGCACCAGCGCCAGCGAAAACGCCACCGCACCCGAGCTGATGAGGCCGCGCAGCCAGAGATCGACGCTCAGGCCCGCCATCGTCACGATCATCAGGCCGGAAAGCAGCGCCATCGAGGCCCTGACGCCGGTGATGAACCGCGTGAATCGCAACACCGTATCCTGATAAATATCGAAGCCTTGCCGCATGTAGCGGTCGGTCTCCTCGTCGCGTGCAAACAGCTTCAGCGTCTGCATGTTGCTGTAGGAATCGACCATCCTGCCGTTCAGCATCGATCCGGCTTCCGCCGTTTCGCGGGAATGATGGCGGATCCGCGGGACGAAGTGGCGGGCAAGCAGGCTGAAGGCGCCAAGCCAGAACAGCACGACAGCGGCAAGGGAAAAGTCCAGCCGGGCGACGAGCACGAGCGTCGTTACGGCATAGATGCCGACGAACCAGACGCTTTCCATCAGCGAGGTGACGAGATCGCCGGTGGCCTGTCCCGCCGACCAGAC
The Rhizobium leguminosarum DNA segment above includes these coding regions:
- a CDS encoding adenine phosphoribosyltransferase, which codes for MNNTTSELAASIRSIPDYPKPGIIFRDITTLLGNPRAFRRAVDELVQPYAGMKIDKIAGMEARGFILGGAVAHQLSSGFVPIRKKGKLPHETVRIAYSLEYGVDEMEMHRDAVQPGEKVILVDDLIATGGTAVGATKLLRQIGAEVVGACFVIDLPDLGGRRKLEELGVVVHTLVEFSGH
- a CDS encoding cytochrome c1, which encodes MKTLVASILSLAVVAGLSGAALAEEAPANGAAPAHHAEGETPHYPLKHPKEEEWSFAGPFGHYDKGQLQRGLKVYTEVCAACHSMKLVPFRTLHELGYSEAQVKAFAANYEVQDGPDASGEMFTRKAVPSDYFPSPFPNAEAAAASNNGAAPPDFSLIAKARSVERGFPQFVFDIFTQYQESGPDYIHALLTGYEEPPAGFQVPQGGHYNPYFNAAAVLAMPKPLADGQVTYDDGAPATVDQYSKDVTAFLMWAAEPHLEERKRTGFMVMIFLAIFTVLIYLTKRSIYANKEH
- a CDS encoding ABC transporter ATP-binding protein encodes the protein MFLSPILRRFETWIDPFRPRANLQPPRSTLGFIWFYIGQARTPFIAMLVLGGASAAIEAALFWFVGRLVDILGSITPGAGWSGLLAAHGGELFGMLALIGLVRFVIAFLIALVDQQVITPGFYNLARWQSYLHVSRQSLSFFQTDFSGRIVTKVWSAGQATGDLVTSLMESVWFVGIYAVTTLVLVARLDFSLAAVVLFWLGAFSLLARHFVPRIRHHSRETAEAGSMLNGRMVDSYSNMQTLKLFARDEETDRYMRQGFDIYQDTVLRFTRFITGVRASMALLSGLMIVTMAGLSVDLWLRGLISSGAVAFSLALVLRLNFLLGRLMTQFNGIMRNLGTIQNAAELISQPLGLVDRTDARSLVIRQPGIRFDNVSFRYGKGHQPVVENFSLTIRPGEKVGIVGRSGAGKSTLMNLLLRLYDIQDGRILIDGQDISAVTQESLRMQIGVVSQDTSLLHRSVRDNILFGRPDAGEEGLVEAARRAEAIDFIERLQDQQGRRGFDAHVGERGVKLSGGQRQRIAIARVMLKDAPILVLDEATSALDSEVEEAIQSNLHRIMEGKTVLAIAHRLSTIAALDRLIVVDLGRIIEEGSHDALLRHGGLYAELWARQSGGFLATDEDAGSRVDDEFRHEAKMI
- a CDS encoding endonuclease/exonuclease/phosphatase family protein, whose translation is MRDTIFCVFSVLTTLVLAIVSLRYVTDFYLLSFFYSFQVHLAVAGAAASFAALLVKRHWYGLLTLAVSAVLAVHGIAMMREFVEPSVEESRPALFRLMSFNIENDNFANGPHIADMVIASGADVVNILEAEPLLSELPRLLKTYPYYIGCGVGMEQCDTLVLSKRPLIEPRIRNLGLLWRNRLTISTINFDGQKVNFLAAHLTKPYYDEFHGLEVWDLAEVIPTLSGPLVLAGDFNTSILAPDMQYLMRTQGLGTASLEPATWPIRAGAFGIPIDHIFTRAPLRLKSVRRIENGFGSNHFGLMAEFVVDP
- a CDS encoding MaoC family dehydratase, which produces MRMSELYAVGEKAEIGSYIFTEENIIRFAARYDPQRFHVDKEAAKDTLFGDLCASGWHTTAAWMRTFLAFWERQSAALAQNGLTSPNLGPSPGFQKLQWLRPVFAGDVVSYSVALLSSRALASRPGWHLNTILCEGVNQNGDAVIRFESGVLEFD
- the petA gene encoding ubiquinol-cytochrome c reductase iron-sulfur subunit, producing MSEHETTSEGTGEPTRRDFLYLTTGMAGAVGAVAVAWPFIDQMRPDASTLALASIEVDVASLEPGMSLTVKWRGKPIFIRNRTPEEVTAAADVPLSDLKDPIARNANLPADAQATGVDRSGGKDKENWIVMIGTCTHLGCVPLGQAGEYNGWFCPCHGSVYDTAGRIRKGPAPENLAIPTFSFVSDTKIKIG
- a CDS encoding cytochrome b; amino-acid sequence: MSGHSSYEPSTGLEKWVDARLPLPRMVYDSFVAYPVPRNLNYAYTFGAMLSVMLILQILTGVVLAMHYAAETTIAFNSVEKIMRDVNHGWLLRYMHANGASFFFVAVYLHIARGLYYGSYKAPREILWILGVVIYLLMMATGFMGYVLPWGQMSFWGATVITGFFSAFPLIGEWLQQFLLGGFAVEQPTLNRFFSLHYLLPFMIAGVVILHIWALHVVGQTNPTGVEVKTKTDTVRFTPYATMKDALGVSVFLLVYAYFVFYMPNFLGHADNYIPADPLKTPAHIVPEWYFLPFYAMLRSITFNVGPIDSKLGGVLVMFGAIIVLFFLPWLDTSKVRSAVYRPWYKVFYWLFVINAIILGWLGSQPAEGDFVWISQVCTLLYFAFFLVAMPVLGLLETPRRIPNSITEAVLEKRNKTAAASAAANA